One Actinomadura viridis genomic region harbors:
- a CDS encoding DUF2515 family protein, giving the protein MGLSRSYTKGERGESAISYVAVSLLLAGVVAAVVSVAGLDDQVLRSISCSVAKITSEKCKVPDAPPVSGAPAAGSTPPPLDADGYWDLLCRQQQFHCDDWDPSRGLSCNDHNVVTVYRYYADLYLRNPELQWAGMASLAGGLVYGGMQDLHVLRKLSRDVREEVLRKRFPMMPNELIAAIAGATEEELEFFEDKFVAMHKQIFRDLGWQHLAYDRGGIEEIRRLADAGQIPRATLEAWEDIASGDPQRVSRGNEALLYREQKTILQDDYDEMKNHHGLLGLAVTYMMGQTSESPIPGGRPFRDVVNELATVDLPDQICLTPWGPCQSIPVDDITLRAPIATGNIATFDSRWKWISEDMLPRYQELLRTDPDRIRREVGRQPGDRAAEGRLIPIGYNPRDGVC; this is encoded by the coding sequence ATGGGCCTTTCAAGATCATATACGAAAGGCGAGCGCGGGGAATCAGCGATCTCCTACGTCGCCGTTTCGCTGCTGCTCGCGGGCGTGGTCGCCGCCGTGGTGAGCGTGGCCGGGCTGGACGACCAGGTCTTACGCAGCATCTCCTGCTCGGTCGCCAAGATCACGTCCGAGAAATGCAAGGTCCCGGACGCCCCGCCGGTCTCCGGCGCCCCCGCGGCGGGCTCCACTCCGCCGCCTCTCGACGCCGACGGCTACTGGGACCTGCTCTGCCGGCAGCAGCAGTTCCACTGCGACGACTGGGACCCCTCCCGTGGCCTGTCGTGCAACGACCACAACGTGGTGACGGTCTACCGGTACTACGCCGACCTGTACCTGCGGAATCCCGAGCTGCAGTGGGCGGGGATGGCCTCACTCGCGGGCGGCCTCGTCTACGGCGGCATGCAGGACCTGCACGTACTGCGGAAACTGTCACGGGACGTCCGGGAGGAGGTCCTCCGGAAGCGGTTCCCCATGATGCCGAACGAGCTGATCGCGGCGATCGCCGGGGCGACCGAGGAGGAACTGGAATTCTTCGAGGACAAGTTCGTCGCGATGCACAAGCAGATCTTCCGGGACCTGGGCTGGCAGCACCTGGCCTACGACCGCGGCGGCATCGAGGAGATCCGCCGGCTGGCCGACGCGGGCCAGATACCGCGCGCCACGCTGGAAGCCTGGGAGGACATCGCCTCCGGCGACCCCCAGCGCGTCAGCCGCGGCAACGAGGCACTGCTCTACCGGGAACAGAAGACCATTCTTCAGGACGACTACGATGAGATGAAAAACCACCACGGGCTTCTCGGACTCGCCGTGACCTACATGATGGGCCAGACCAGCGAGTCCCCGATTCCCGGCGGCAGGCCTTTCCGGGACGTGGTCAACGAACTCGCCACCGTCGACCTTCCTGATCAGATATGCCTGACACCATGGGGCCCCTGCCAGTCGATCCCGGTGGACGACATCACGTTGCGCGCGCCCATCGCGACCGGCAACATCGCCACCTTCGACTCCCGCTGGAAGTGGATTTCCGAGGATATGCTGCCGCGATACCAGGAACTGCTGAGAACGGACCCGGACCGGATACGCCGCGAGGTCGGGCGCCAGCCCGGAGACAGGGCCGCCGAGGGCCGGCTCATCCCCATCGGTTACAACCCCAGGGACGGTGTGTGCTGA
- a CDS encoding methyltransferase domain-containing protein, producing the protein MAEYSLALSEAEVARYRQMAETALKDERELWNAAGVRPGARIADVGCGPGAISIVLARIVGSRGYVQGVDRDLAAVSTARRLAARVGLTNVRFRQGDADATGLGPGSMDVVMMRHVLAHNGGHERSIVGHLASLARPGGCVYLVDIDAEGIRSEPVIPVLEDLNTAYRALHARRGNDLSVGLRLGELLAGAGLEAVEVHERPQVLTSRPGLRPPAWAARELLVAEGLATRERVEEWGAAFERLDREGPRFDLFLSQYCALGRRPAGDAAAG; encoded by the coding sequence ATGGCCGAATATTCGCTGGCGCTCAGCGAGGCCGAGGTGGCGCGGTACCGGCAGATGGCCGAGACCGCGCTGAAGGACGAGCGCGAGCTGTGGAACGCGGCCGGCGTCCGCCCGGGCGCGCGTATCGCCGACGTGGGCTGCGGCCCCGGGGCGATCTCCATCGTGCTGGCGCGGATCGTCGGCTCCCGGGGCTACGTCCAGGGCGTGGACCGGGACCTCGCCGCCGTGTCGACCGCGCGGCGGCTGGCGGCCCGGGTCGGCCTCACCAACGTCCGGTTCCGGCAGGGGGACGCGGACGCCACGGGGCTCGGCCCCGGGTCGATGGACGTGGTGATGATGCGCCACGTCCTCGCCCACAACGGCGGCCACGAGCGGTCCATCGTCGGCCATCTCGCCTCCCTGGCGCGGCCGGGCGGCTGCGTGTACCTGGTGGACATCGACGCGGAGGGCATCCGGAGCGAGCCGGTGATCCCCGTACTGGAGGACCTCAACACCGCCTACCGCGCCCTGCACGCCCGCCGCGGCAACGATCTGTCGGTCGGGCTCCGGCTCGGCGAGCTGCTGGCCGGGGCCGGGCTGGAGGCGGTGGAGGTCCACGAACGGCCCCAGGTCCTGACCTCGCGACCCGGGCTCCGGCCGCCCGCCTGGGCGGCCCGGGAGCTGCTGGTCGCCGAGGGGCTGGCCACCCGCGAGCGGGTCGAGGAGTGGGGCGCGGCGTTCGAGCGGCTGGACCGCGAGGGGCCCCGCTTCGACCTCTTCCTGTCCCAGTACTGCGCGCTCGGACGCCGGCCCGCGGGTGACGCCGCCGCCGGGTGA
- the pip gene encoding prolyl aminopeptidase, translated as MKTFYPPIEPYDSGRLAVGDGHEIYWEVCGNPDGKPAVLLHGGPGGGLIPVFRQFFDPDAYRVVLFDQRGCGRSTPHGGDPGGSMAANTTWHLVADIERLREHLGIERWLVHGGSWGSTLALAYAQAHPDRVTEMVLRGIYLARSSDEEWAFTPSGAAQLFPDEWAAFRDAVSPDEHGDLLAAYGRRLSDPDPAVHLPAARAWAAWELSAGTLLPAPPPEFDDRTLLGFARIEQHYFVNGCFLEEDQLIRDVHRIRHIPAVIVNGRYDMKTPPGGAYELHRAWPEAEFHIVPDAGHSGAEPGTLHLLIDATDRFRP; from the coding sequence GTGAAGACGTTCTATCCCCCGATCGAACCGTACGACAGCGGACGCCTGGCCGTCGGCGACGGCCACGAGATCTACTGGGAGGTCTGCGGGAACCCTGACGGCAAGCCCGCGGTGCTCCTGCACGGCGGGCCGGGCGGCGGCCTGATCCCGGTGTTCCGGCAGTTCTTCGACCCGGACGCCTACCGCGTCGTGCTGTTCGACCAGCGCGGCTGCGGCCGCAGCACCCCGCACGGCGGGGACCCGGGCGGGTCCATGGCCGCCAACACGACCTGGCATCTGGTGGCCGACATCGAACGGCTCCGCGAGCACCTGGGAATCGAACGCTGGCTGGTGCACGGCGGCTCGTGGGGCAGCACCCTCGCGCTCGCCTACGCCCAGGCTCACCCCGACCGGGTCACCGAGATGGTGCTGCGCGGGATCTACCTCGCCCGGTCCTCCGACGAGGAGTGGGCCTTCACCCCGTCCGGGGCCGCGCAGCTGTTTCCTGACGAGTGGGCGGCGTTCCGCGACGCCGTATCGCCGGACGAGCACGGCGACCTCCTGGCCGCCTACGGGCGGCGGCTGTCCGATCCCGACCCGGCGGTGCACCTCCCGGCCGCCCGTGCCTGGGCGGCCTGGGAGCTGTCGGCCGGCACGCTGCTCCCGGCGCCCCCACCGGAGTTCGACGACCGGACGCTCCTCGGGTTCGCGCGCATCGAGCAGCACTACTTCGTCAACGGCTGCTTCCTGGAGGAGGACCAGCTCATCCGGGACGTTCACCGCATCCGGCACATCCCCGCCGTCATCGTCAACGGCCGCTACGACATGAAGACACCGCCGGGCGGCGCGTACGAGCTGCACCGGGCCTGGCCCGAGGCGGAGTTCCACATCGTCCCCGACGCCGGGCACAGCGGCGCGGAGCCGGGCACCCTGCACCTGCTGATCGACGCCACCGACCGCTTCCGGCCGTGA
- a CDS encoding histone-like nucleoid-structuring protein Lsr2: MAEKVILVDDMDGTEESDVAKRDFDVLGRKFTIDLSDANDKRLRDAIETIDAFVEKAREVKAAGRGRKAASPAKVKGYTNSDVREWAQNNGVEVSEKGSIADEVYAAFIEAHPDAKPDA, translated from the coding sequence ATGGCCGAGAAGGTCATCCTCGTTGACGACATGGACGGCACCGAGGAGAGCGACGTCGCCAAGCGTGACTTCGACGTCCTGGGACGGAAGTTCACGATCGATCTGAGCGACGCCAACGACAAGCGGCTGCGCGACGCCATCGAGACGATCGATGCGTTCGTGGAGAAGGCCCGCGAGGTGAAGGCGGCGGGCCGCGGGCGCAAGGCCGCGAGCCCGGCGAAGGTCAAGGGGTACACCAACTCCGACGTTCGCGAGTGGGCTCAGAACAACGGGGTCGAGGTCTCGGAGAAGGGCTCGATCGCCGATGAGGTCTACGCGGCGTTCATCGAGGCGCATCCCGACGCCAAGCCCGACGCGTAG